The following proteins are encoded in a genomic region of Arachis ipaensis cultivar K30076 chromosome B02, Araip1.1, whole genome shotgun sequence:
- the LOC107627641 gene encoding disease resistance-like protein CSA1 — protein sequence MGREIVRDKYPKEPEGRCRLWLQKEVLEVLQKHIGTKAIEGLTLKLTRTDTICLKTEAFKEMKKLRLLQLAGVQLGGDFEYISKDLRCLYWHGFPLKYMPSNFSQTSLVSMELESSSLKLVWKEPKLLERLKILNLSHSQHLTQTPNFSYLPNLEKLLLNDCPRLTAISETIEHLKYILLINLEDCTSLHNLPRTFYKLKSLKTLIISGCSMIDKLENDLDQMESLVTLIADKTAITQVPFSIVRSKSIGYVSLSGYEGFSRDVFPSLIWSWMSPTNNFSSQVETCMDLELVSSDVGKLRSLQVEYNSDFQLAEGIARILDTLYATYYNELEATPTTSQVSNMGSSSIISICNQFQMNGLVKSLLIEVGVKNQVSNILRERVFQKLSTNEHDNYLLPGDNYPDWLTFNSDGASIIFNVPHGNGRDLKIMTMCIVYSSSADTISLKCFKNVLIINYTKSTIQVYKCDTLASLEDDEWQSIISSLEPGDRVEIVIVVYGTEFVVKKTSVYLIYGEPNNEDRDATDMPEDKNVVSFGRAKKVSSSNPITLIQ from the exons ATGGGAAGAGAAATCGTCCGTGACAAATATCCGAAGGAGCCAGAGGGGCGTTGCAGGTTATGGTTGCAGAAGGAAGTACTTGAAGTGCTACAAAAACACATT GGTACAAAAGCTATTGAGGGACTAACTTTGAAGTTGACAAGAACTGATACAATTTGTTTGAAGACTGAAGCATTTAAGGAGATGAAGAAACTCAGATTGCTTCAACTTGCAGGTGTACAACTTGGTGGAGATTTTGAATATATTTCAAAAGATCTAAGATGCCTTTACTGGCATGGATTTCCTTTGAAATATATGCCTTCAAACTTTTCTCAAACAAGCTTAGTTTCCATGGAGTTAGAATCTAGCAGTCTCAAATTAGTGTGGAAAGAGCCAAAG ctCCTTGAGAGGTTAAAAATTCTCAATCTTAGCCATTCTCAGCACTTGACACAAACCCCTAACTTCTCATACTTGCCTAATCTTGAAAAGTTGTTACTCAACGACTGTCCACGTTTGACTGCAATTTCAGAAACCATTGAACATCTCAAATACATTCTTTTGATCAATTTGGAAGATTGCACAAGCCTTCATAACCTTCCAAGAACTTTCTATAAGTTGAAATCTCTGAAAACTCTCATTATTTCGGGATGCTCAATGATTGATAAATTGGAAAATGATTTGGACCAAATGGAATCCTTGGTAACTTTGATTGCAGACAAGACTGCAATAACACAAGTGCCATTTTCAATAGTAAGATCAAAAAGCATTGGATATGTTTCTTTGAGTGGTTATGAAGGATTCTCACGTGATGTGTTTCCTTCTCTCATTTGGTCATGGATGTCACCCACAAATAATTTCTCATCTCAAGTTGAAACATGTATGGATTTGGAACTTGTTTCCTCAGATGTAGGAAAGCTTCGAAGTTTGCAAGTGGAGTACAACTCAGATTTTCAACTAGCTGAAGGTATTGCAAGAATTTTGGACACTCTATATGCAACATATTACAATGAATTAGAAGCAACACCAACTACATCACAGGTCTCAAACATGGGAAGTTCATCCATAATTAGTATTTGCAATCAATTTCAAATGAATGGATTAGTCAAGTCTCTTCTAATTGAAGTGGGAGTCAAGAACCAAGTCAGCAACATTCTTAGAGAGAGAGTTTTTCAG AAATTGAGCACCAATGAGCATGACAATTATTTGTTGCCGGGTGACAATTATCCTGATTGGTTGACCTTCAATTCTGATGGTGCTTCTATAATTTTCAATGTCCCTCACGGGAATGGACGTGACTTGAAGATAATGACAATGTGCATTGTGTATTCTTCTTCTGCGGACACCATCTCACTAAAATGTTTCAAGAATGTGTTGATAATAAATTACACAAAATCTACCATTCAAGTGTATAAGTGTGACACACTAGCTTCTCTTGAAGATGACGAGTGGCAAAGCATAATTTCAAGTTTGGAACCCGGAGACAGAGTTGAGATTGTGATTGTTGTTTATGGGACAGAATTTGTTGTGAAGAAGACATCAGTTTATCTCATATATGGTGAGCCAAATAATGAAGATAGGGATGCTACCGATATGCCAGAAGATAAGAATGTTGTTAGTTTTGGCAGAGCTAAAAAAGTAAGTAGTTCTAACCCTATCACACTCATTCAATAA